One genomic window of Falco cherrug isolate bFalChe1 chromosome 20, bFalChe1.pri, whole genome shotgun sequence includes the following:
- the LOC129734356 gene encoding uncharacterized protein LOC129734356 yields MSVFGCSRLHRGSGARAGCRQRLLTCSPSSEHPQSPLVQAHFMSQLRIKQRTLLLLFFLPHLAEGPLDGGKYLLTAAFPGRVPKPPGLRRSSPPAPASPWPGAAGARRCRSRSIASGVSLGTGRMTALKHSCADVWKPAWVTLSSHGSLCQGSGELWGNTPSTLPLGVMLSPPVSVSPSMSILQGAVPFGGQLQGQYPSLQHHSLWDPGRDEPMLLPRMLWCKKDQGLGLTGCICPSPAWRKCPFAPRSPCSGIRRPDPAPGALTHPGAWSRDLRALLEEGLGAGCSDPAQAAAAPGHSRTPRHCGLHGGGGEGGQAPRFVCTDLRDSLAGGAEDALSGEPGLLPSSEAVFLAGGREEGDVPGCEGTGRGPSHPRLLRRAGAGAGNPQQLCAPTMSPTPRR; encoded by the exons ATGTCTGTATTTGGCTGCTCCAGACTTCATCGAGGGTCTGGAGCcagagctgggtgcaggcagcggctcctcacctgcagccccagctctgagCACCCTCAGAGCCCTCTGGTCCAAGCCCATTTTATGTCACAACTGAGGATTAAACAGcgcaccctcctcctcctcttcttcctcccgCACTTGGCTGAAGGGCCACTAGATGGTGGTAAGTACCTGCTGACTGCAGCCTTCCCGGGGAGGGTGCCCAAACCCCCTGGGCTGCGCCGGAGCAGCCCCCCGGCACCTGCCAGCCCttggccaggagcagctggagcacgTCGgtgcagaagcaggagcatCGCCAGTGGGGTGAGCCTGGGCACGGGCCGAATGACCGCTCTGAAGCACAGCTGTGCAGATGTTTGGAAGCCAG CGTGGGTGACCCTGAGCAGCCACGggagcctgtgccagggcagcgGGGAGCTGTGGGGAAACACTCCCTCCACTCTGCCCCTCGGCGTGATGCTCAGCCCTCCCGTCTCCGTTTCCCCGTCGATGAGCATCTTGCAAGGAGCAGTTCCTTTtggggggcagctgcagggccagtACCCATCCCTCCAGCATCATTCCCTTTGGGATCCTGGCAGGGACGAACCAATGCTCTTGCCCAGGATGCTCTGGTGCAAAAAGGACCAGGGCTTGGGCCTGACCGGCTGCATCTGCCCCAGCCCGGCGTGGAGGAAATGCCCCTTTGCACCCCGCTCCCCATGCTCAGGCATCAGGAGGCCTGATCCTGCCCCAGGTGCACTGACTCACCCaggagcctggagcagagaccTTCGTGCTCTGCTCgaggaggggctgggagcaggatgcTCTGACCCAgcgcaggctgctgcagccccaggtcACAGCAGGACCCCTCGGCACTGTGGGCTGcatggggggggcggggagggggggcaggccCCACGGTTTGTTTGCACAGACTTGAGAGACAGCCTCGCTGGGGGCGCGGAGGATGCGCTGTCTGGAGAGCCTGGCCTGCTTCCAAGCAGCGAGGCTGTTTTTCTGGCAGGcggcagggaggagggagatgtGCCAGGCTGCGAGGGCACGGGGAGGGGGCCAAGCCACCCTCGCCTGCTCCGgagggcgggggcgggggcaggtaaccctcagcagctctgtgcGCCCACCATGTCCCCAACCCCACGCAGGTGA